The Cygnus atratus isolate AKBS03 ecotype Queensland, Australia chromosome 7, CAtr_DNAZoo_HiC_assembly, whole genome shotgun sequence genome includes a window with the following:
- the RPP30 gene encoding ribonuclease P protein subunit p30 yields the protein MAGFADLNVPQGPDKKGLQSLLEAAARLGYSAVALNHVIDFKEKKQEIAKPVSPSELFPSLPIVQGTSKQLKVLTRLTLIVSDPSHCNLLRSTSSNIRLYDIIAVFPKTEKLFHIACTTLDVDLVCINVTEKLPFYFRRPPVNMAIDRGIYFELLYTPAIKDSTMRRYTISNAISLMQICKGKNIVISSAAERPLELRGPYDVANLGLLFGLSESEAKAAVSTNCRATILHGETRKSACGVVYTVKKLRKVEEEETLPACKKAKTQA from the exons ATGGCCGGGTTCGCCGACCTGAACGTGCCGCAGGGCCCGGACAAGaaggggctgcagagcctgctggagGCTGCGGCTCGCC tgggaTATTCTGCAGTTGCTCTTAATCATGTCATcgattttaaagaaaagaaacag GAAATTGCCAAGCCAGTATCTCCGTCAGAGTTGTTTCCATCTTTACCTATCGTACAA GGGACATCTAAACAACTTAAAGTCTTAACCCGTCTGACACTTATTGTTTCTGATCCTTCCCACTGTAATCTCTTG AGATCAACGTCCTCAAATATAAGGTTATATGACATCATAGCAGTATTTCCAAAGACTGAGAAACTGTTCCAC ATTGCTTGCACAACTCTAGATGTGGATCTAGTATGCATAAATGTAACAGAAAAGCTGCCGTTCTACTTCCGAAGGCCCCCTGTGAATATG GCAATAGATCGAGGCATTTACTTTGAACTTCTTTACACGCCTGCCATCAAAGACTCCACAATGAGAAGATACACAATTTCAAATGCGATCAGCCTGATGCAGATCTGCAAAGGAAAG aaCATCGTTATATCTAGTGCAGCTGAAAGG cCTCTGGAACTACGAGGTCCTTACGACGTGGCGAATCT AGGTTTGCTGTTTGGCCTGTCAGAAAGTGAAGCCAAGGCAGCTGTGTCTACCAACTGCAGAGCCACCATACTTCATGGAG AAACTCGGAAGAGTGCCTGTGGGGTGGTGTACACGGTGAAGAAGCTTCGcaaggttgaggaggaagaaacccTGCCAGCCTGCAAAAAGGCTAAGACTCAAGCTTGA